From the Phycisphaeraceae bacterium genome, one window contains:
- a CDS encoding efflux RND transporter periplasmic adaptor subunit: MKLSIPSPHWLAGLAVVVFLMGASVVSVGAQDNHDGHDHAAETEHDDEPDEHASHDHEAEAKADEHAGHDHGEEEEGLTVSPAMMKDFGIVVAPVGPGTITRTTSLPGEVVFNADRLAHVTPSVAGVVREVRFSVGDQVAAGDVMAILGSRELAAARSEYLAAQARLELARESLSRDERLLKDRIGTERQVLEARQAFREAEIALNLAEQSLLALGQMDEQLKVLAAAENTALDRFELRAPLGGVVIERHLTLGEIVSDQPDEVPFVVADLSSVWVDLTVHQRELMSVRSGQKVRIEFGHGLPDATGTLAFVSPAVDERTRTANARVVLPNPDGVWRPGVFVTGRIATASSQAKVVVPISAIQDLDGQTAVFVEHDGAFEARPVRIGQRTGDTAEVLSGLKTGERVVVENGFALKAEMNRGALEHAGHAH, from the coding sequence ATGAAACTTTCTATCCCCTCCCCCCATTGGCTCGCCGGGCTGGCGGTCGTCGTCTTCCTCATGGGCGCTTCGGTCGTCTCGGTCGGGGCCCAAGATAACCACGACGGCCACGACCACGCCGCCGAAACCGAGCACGACGACGAACCGGATGAACACGCGAGCCACGATCACGAGGCCGAAGCCAAAGCGGACGAACACGCCGGGCACGACCACGGCGAGGAAGAAGAAGGCCTCACGGTCAGCCCGGCGATGATGAAGGACTTCGGGATCGTCGTCGCGCCCGTTGGACCCGGAACAATCACTCGTACCACCAGCCTGCCAGGCGAGGTCGTGTTCAACGCGGACCGCTTGGCACACGTCACGCCGAGCGTGGCGGGCGTAGTGCGTGAGGTGCGTTTCAGCGTCGGCGATCAGGTCGCCGCGGGCGACGTGATGGCGATCCTCGGCAGCCGTGAGCTGGCCGCGGCGCGAAGTGAGTACTTGGCGGCCCAAGCCCGGCTGGAGCTGGCCCGTGAATCCTTATCCCGCGACGAGCGGCTACTCAAAGACCGTATCGGCACCGAGCGGCAAGTCCTCGAAGCGCGTCAAGCGTTCCGCGAGGCTGAGATTGCTTTGAACCTGGCCGAGCAAAGCCTTCTCGCCCTGGGCCAGATGGATGAGCAGCTCAAGGTCCTGGCCGCCGCCGAGAACACGGCGCTCGATCGATTCGAGCTGCGTGCTCCCTTGGGTGGGGTCGTGATTGAACGGCACCTGACCCTCGGCGAAATCGTGTCCGATCAGCCCGACGAGGTGCCGTTTGTTGTGGCGGACCTGTCGAGCGTATGGGTCGATCTCACGGTGCATCAACGCGAGCTGATGTCTGTGCGGAGCGGGCAAAAAGTCCGCATCGAATTCGGACACGGCCTGCCCGACGCGACGGGGACTCTGGCGTTTGTCAGCCCGGCCGTGGACGAACGGACCCGCACGGCCAACGCCAGGGTGGTGCTTCCGAACCCCGACGGCGTCTGGCGTCCGGGCGTCTTTGTAACCGGCCGAATCGCCACGGCTTCGAGCCAGGCCAAAGTGGTCGTGCCGATCTCGGCGATCCAGGACCTCGACGGGCAGACGGCCGTGTTTGTGGAGCACGACGGGGCCTTTGAGGCGCGGCCGGTGCGGATCGGGCAACGCACGGGCGACACTGCCGAGGTGCTGTCGGGTCTGAAAACCGGCGAGCGGGTGGTCGTGGAAAACGGCTTTGCCCTCAAGGCCGAGATGAACCGCGGAGCCTTGGAACATGCCGGGCACGCTCACTAA
- a CDS encoding DUF262 domain-containing protein: MFDSTKEDLKDILKKVDEGKLQLPDFQRDYVWGEDDVKSLIASIAKGFPVGALLTLETGGEVHFKPRVLSGAPDRGQDPEELLLDGQQRITSLYQALHADSPMKTKTAKGVQVERYFFINIEKAVANAADIEDAIVGVPADRVLRRDFGREVVLDLSERTAQFEQNLFPLNQVFDRDDWIYDWRDHARAQNRDIDELERPFVRGVIDAIERYKMPIIRLDKRNSREAICLVFEKVNVGGKKLDAFELVTAVYAGEGFDLRHDWLGPTGRPEEGRRGRLHGGATPRRVLKHIGSVDFLQACTVLHTRGRRLEAEAQGKQGADLPYVTCKRDALLALPLVAYKQHADDVEEGFIQAAQFLNELKIVLDPDVPYPPQLVALSGMFSVLGDRAHNAAIREKLRKWFWCVALGEQYGSSTESKIARDIQEMAGWILDEGDLPRSIDEAIFQQDRLYTLRSRKSAAYKAISALLMTRGCQDFISGQGFELMTFHEAKVDIHHIFPQAWCKKQGIDRKRYDAIVNKAPLSAKSNRIIGGRAPSVYLKTIESAHGLTTDQLDAILRTHLIEPELLRNDDFEGFMASRTEALTGLIEQALGKPVVRSQGHDEPELDIDDDEDLMEAYESDAAREDLQVS; encoded by the coding sequence ATGTTTGATTCCACCAAGGAAGACCTCAAGGACATCCTCAAGAAGGTCGACGAGGGCAAGCTCCAGCTCCCTGACTTTCAGCGCGACTACGTCTGGGGTGAGGATGATGTTAAGAGCCTGATCGCTTCGATCGCCAAGGGCTTCCCCGTGGGGGCGTTGCTCACGCTGGAGACTGGCGGGGAGGTCCACTTCAAACCGCGCGTCCTCTCCGGGGCACCCGATCGCGGCCAGGACCCCGAGGAACTGCTTCTCGACGGCCAGCAGCGGATCACGAGCCTGTATCAGGCGCTTCACGCCGACAGCCCCATGAAGACCAAGACGGCCAAGGGCGTCCAAGTGGAGCGGTATTTCTTCATCAACATCGAGAAGGCCGTCGCCAACGCAGCGGACATCGAGGATGCCATTGTCGGCGTGCCAGCCGACCGAGTGCTCCGCCGGGACTTCGGTCGCGAAGTTGTCCTCGATCTCTCGGAGCGCACGGCCCAGTTCGAGCAGAACCTGTTTCCCCTGAACCAGGTCTTCGACCGCGATGACTGGATCTACGACTGGCGCGACCATGCTCGCGCTCAGAACCGCGATATCGACGAACTCGAGCGCCCCTTCGTCCGTGGCGTGATCGACGCCATCGAGCGCTACAAGATGCCGATCATCCGGCTGGACAAGCGCAACAGCCGGGAGGCCATCTGCCTGGTCTTCGAGAAGGTCAACGTCGGCGGTAAGAAGCTGGACGCCTTCGAACTGGTTACCGCGGTCTACGCCGGGGAGGGTTTCGACCTCCGGCATGACTGGCTGGGGCCGACGGGCCGCCCCGAGGAGGGGCGTCGTGGCCGTCTGCACGGGGGCGCTACCCCGCGTCGCGTCCTGAAGCACATCGGCAGCGTCGACTTCCTCCAGGCCTGCACGGTCCTGCATACCCGGGGCCGCCGTCTCGAGGCCGAAGCTCAAGGCAAGCAGGGTGCCGATCTCCCCTATGTCACCTGCAAGCGTGACGCCCTGCTTGCGTTGCCCCTTGTTGCCTACAAACAGCACGCCGACGATGTCGAGGAGGGCTTCATCCAGGCCGCCCAGTTCCTCAATGAGCTGAAGATCGTCCTCGATCCCGATGTCCCCTACCCGCCGCAGCTCGTGGCTCTGTCGGGCATGTTCTCCGTCCTCGGCGACCGCGCCCACAACGCCGCCATCCGGGAGAAGCTTCGCAAGTGGTTCTGGTGCGTCGCCCTCGGCGAACAGTACGGCTCGAGCACCGAGAGCAAGATCGCCCGCGACATCCAGGAGATGGCCGGCTGGATCCTCGATGAGGGTGATCTGCCCCGCTCGATCGACGAGGCCATCTTCCAGCAAGACCGTTTGTACACCCTGCGCAGCCGCAAGTCGGCGGCTTACAAGGCCATCTCGGCCCTGCTCATGACGCGCGGGTGCCAGGACTTCATCTCCGGCCAGGGCTTCGAGTTGATGACCTTCCATGAGGCCAAGGTCGACATCCATCACATCTTCCCCCAAGCGTGGTGCAAGAAGCAGGGGATCGATCGCAAACGCTACGACGCGATCGTCAACAAGGCCCCGCTCTCGGCGAAGTCGAACCGCATCATCGGCGGCCGTGCGCCCTCGGTGTATCTCAAGACCATCGAGTCCGCCCATGGCCTGACCACTGACCAGCTCGACGCCATCCTCCGCACCCACCTCATCGAGCCTGAACTGCTCCGGAATGATGATTTCGAGGGCTTTATGGCCTCTCGCACCGAGGCTCTGACGGGTCTCATCGAGCAGGCCCTCGGCAAGCCGGTCGTCCGCAGCCAGGGGCACGACGAACCCGAACTCGACATCGACGACGACGAAGATCTGATGGAGGCGTACGAAAGCGACGCAGCTCGCGAGGACCTCCAAGTCTCCTGA
- a CDS encoding TolC family protein, which produces MRPGPDAVEPAGDLTLAHAIAASLRSNPELSGFAYDIRAAEARVVQAGLWQNPELGFELENFAGSDELDGVDGAEATLSLSQTFPLGGDVRRRQALAELEGRLVGWDYEAARIALLTEVTQRYIDLLAAQKRAELAQDSLALAERVSNSIERRVAAGDAAAVEQSRAAVPVALARIEHQRATRELETARVRLALTWGSNEPRFEQVQGDLEHVDPIPTIEALTALVGQNPDVARYAVEIASRQAEAELARAEAVPDLTAGLGFRWFNESDDTALVAGASIPLPVFDRRQGDILAARFGVASARNQQRAIELRLTATLTAAYARLANARSEALALRSDALPPAEAAYRDIQQAFDRGNLGFIDVLDADRTLIDLRQQHLESLAEYHGAAAEIEGLIGSPLPPSNSAITPQETPQ; this is translated from the coding sequence GTGCGGCCTGGACCCGACGCGGTCGAACCGGCAGGTGACCTTACGCTCGCCCACGCGATCGCCGCGTCCCTGCGGAGCAACCCGGAGTTGTCGGGCTTTGCTTACGACATCCGAGCGGCCGAAGCCCGCGTGGTGCAAGCCGGGCTCTGGCAAAACCCCGAGCTGGGTTTCGAGCTGGAAAACTTCGCCGGGAGCGACGAGCTGGACGGCGTAGACGGGGCCGAGGCGACACTCAGCCTCAGCCAGACATTCCCTTTGGGCGGCGACGTCCGCCGCCGACAAGCGCTCGCGGAACTCGAAGGCCGATTGGTCGGCTGGGACTACGAAGCCGCCCGGATTGCGCTATTGACCGAAGTCACGCAGCGCTACATCGATCTGCTGGCGGCCCAGAAGCGGGCCGAGTTGGCCCAAGATTCCCTAGCTCTGGCCGAGCGAGTGAGCAACTCCATCGAGCGTCGTGTGGCTGCGGGAGACGCCGCGGCCGTCGAACAGTCGCGGGCCGCCGTGCCGGTGGCTCTGGCCCGGATCGAACACCAACGCGCGACACGGGAGTTAGAAACCGCCCGCGTTCGTTTGGCCCTGACCTGGGGCAGCAACGAACCGCGGTTTGAGCAGGTCCAAGGCGACCTCGAACACGTCGATCCGATCCCCACGATCGAGGCGCTGACCGCCCTCGTTGGCCAGAACCCCGACGTGGCCCGGTACGCGGTCGAGATCGCCAGCCGTCAGGCTGAGGCCGAGCTGGCCCGCGCCGAAGCGGTGCCCGACCTCACCGCAGGCCTGGGCTTCCGATGGTTCAACGAAAGCGATGACACCGCCCTGGTCGCGGGAGCCTCGATCCCGCTGCCGGTCTTCGACCGCCGCCAGGGGGACATTCTGGCCGCTCGGTTCGGCGTGGCGTCGGCCCGCAACCAACAGCGTGCGATCGAGCTGCGGCTCACCGCCACATTGACGGCCGCGTACGCCCGATTGGCCAACGCCCGTTCGGAGGCGCTCGCGTTGCGTAGCGACGCCCTCCCCCCCGCCGAGGCCGCCTATCGGGACATCCAACAGGCTTTCGACCGGGGCAACCTCGGGTTCATCGACGTGCTCGACGCCGATCGCACCCTCATTGACCTACGTCAACAGCACCTCGAATCCCTGGCGGAATACCACGGGGCTGCCGCCGAGATCGAAGGTCTGATCGGCAGCCCGCTGCCGCCGTCCAACTCTGCAATCACGCCACAGGAAACACCGCAATGA
- a CDS encoding efflux RND transporter permease subunit: protein MIDRLIDYSLHNRLLMAVLAVVVMAAGWWSYNRLPVDAFPDVSPNLVQVFTVTEGLAPEEVEAFVTYPVETAMLGLPGVEKIRSISNFGLSVVNVYFEDGVDIYFSRRLVNERLQEAREQIPEGFGEPELGPISTGMGLVLFYFLEDTSGTYSLEELRTTHDWVVARNLARVSGVTEVLGIGGFEKQYHVVIDPDALLRYDLTIDKVIERVEANNLNVGAQFIEENNEELVVRSVGLAEDMADLERIVVKTDDGRPVYLDDVAELTIGGAVRRGAQTRNGEGEVVAGMVVKLYGTNASTVIERVEEKIDEINNILPDELRLVPYYQQKDIVEGSVATVTNALVTGIVLVVLVLLVFMGGFRPSVVVALAIPFSVLFAFIAMYWFELSANLMSLGGLAIAIGMMVDGTIVMVENIDRLLRESGPDEPKRRIVARACREVGRPIVFAIAIIILVFLPLFTLQGVEGKTFRPLAYTVALAMLGSLIYALLLAPMLGGLLMRKDDPNRTPIARRLISLLTKAGARTAAQADRAKGPAQEPLMVRLLLLPYRPVVRFFVAQRWAAIVLAVALLLAGAAVFPRLGSEFTPKLNEGTIMVRLTMAPSISLEESKENAMRVERRLLDIPEVIEVTSRVGRGEVGAHADPINSVEMYVILKPKDEWRQPNDQAFIEARIREQVEGLPGIMANLTQPIEASVAELLEGVRAELAIKVFGEDLAVLKERADAIASVLREVPGAADVQVDQVTGTPQLLIRPDFEAIARYGMNLDDVQHTIQAAVGGVEAGQVFEGVRRFDILVRYAPEARETREAIGGILVAGPDGLRVPLSELATIERITGPRQITREDTQRFITIQNNVVGRDIGTFVADAQAAIEAEVELPTGYFTTWGGSFRLQQEANKRLAVVVPVTLLFICLLLYSTFNSLKNTALILLNIPLALVGGVLGLWLFGENLSVPASVGFIALFGIALENGMVLVTYLNQLIREGKSVNDASIEGASLRVRPVLMTAVTTALGLIPLLLATGTGSEVQRPLAIVVIGGLVTSTILTLLVIPALYKWFSVRVETEAEDQTSTPTVKEA from the coding sequence ATGATCGATCGACTTATTGACTATTCGCTCCACAACCGTCTGCTGATGGCGGTCTTGGCCGTAGTGGTGATGGCCGCCGGTTGGTGGAGCTACAACCGCCTGCCCGTGGACGCGTTCCCCGACGTGTCGCCCAACCTGGTGCAGGTCTTCACCGTGACCGAGGGGCTAGCGCCCGAAGAGGTCGAAGCCTTCGTCACCTATCCTGTCGAAACCGCGATGCTCGGCCTGCCGGGTGTCGAGAAAATCCGTTCGATCTCCAACTTCGGCCTGTCGGTGGTCAACGTCTACTTCGAGGACGGGGTGGACATCTACTTCTCGCGTCGCCTGGTCAACGAGCGGCTGCAGGAAGCCCGCGAGCAAATCCCCGAGGGTTTTGGGGAACCGGAGCTGGGCCCGATCTCGACAGGCATGGGCCTGGTGCTGTTCTACTTCCTCGAAGACACTTCGGGCACCTACTCGCTCGAAGAGTTGCGGACCACCCACGATTGGGTCGTCGCCCGCAACTTGGCACGCGTGTCGGGCGTGACCGAGGTCCTGGGCATCGGCGGGTTTGAGAAGCAGTACCACGTCGTGATCGATCCCGATGCGCTCTTGCGTTACGACCTGACGATCGACAAGGTGATCGAGCGGGTCGAGGCAAACAACCTCAACGTCGGGGCCCAGTTCATCGAGGAAAACAACGAAGAACTGGTGGTGCGTTCGGTCGGGCTGGCCGAGGACATGGCCGACCTGGAACGGATTGTGGTCAAGACCGACGACGGCCGCCCGGTTTATCTGGATGACGTGGCCGAGCTGACCATCGGCGGTGCGGTGCGGCGTGGGGCCCAGACCCGCAACGGCGAGGGCGAAGTCGTCGCTGGGATGGTCGTGAAGCTCTACGGGACCAACGCGTCCACGGTGATCGAGCGGGTTGAAGAAAAGATCGACGAGATCAACAACATCCTGCCCGACGAGCTGCGGCTCGTGCCCTACTACCAACAAAAAGACATCGTGGAGGGCTCAGTAGCGACGGTCACGAACGCTCTGGTAACCGGCATCGTGCTAGTCGTGCTCGTGCTGCTGGTGTTCATGGGCGGTTTTCGACCAAGCGTGGTGGTTGCGTTGGCCATCCCCTTTTCGGTGCTGTTCGCGTTCATCGCCATGTACTGGTTCGAGCTGTCGGCCAACCTCATGTCGCTCGGCGGCCTGGCGATCGCCATCGGCATGATGGTGGACGGCACGATCGTGATGGTCGAGAACATCGATCGGCTGCTGCGGGAATCCGGCCCCGACGAACCCAAGCGGCGGATCGTCGCCCGTGCCTGCCGCGAGGTGGGGCGTCCGATCGTCTTCGCAATCGCCATCATCATCCTGGTGTTCCTGCCGCTGTTCACGCTGCAAGGCGTCGAGGGCAAGACGTTCCGGCCGCTCGCCTACACGGTGGCGTTGGCGATGCTCGGTTCGCTGATCTACGCGCTGCTGCTGGCCCCGATGCTCGGCGGCTTGCTGATGCGCAAAGACGATCCGAACCGCACCCCGATTGCTCGCCGCCTCATCTCCCTGCTGACCAAGGCTGGTGCCCGCACGGCCGCTCAGGCCGATCGTGCCAAAGGGCCCGCCCAAGAACCGCTGATGGTGCGGTTGCTTCTGCTTCCCTACCGCCCGGTTGTCCGCTTCTTCGTCGCCCAACGGTGGGCCGCGATCGTTCTGGCCGTGGCGTTGCTGCTGGCCGGAGCGGCGGTGTTCCCGCGTCTGGGCTCGGAGTTCACGCCCAAGCTCAACGAGGGCACGATCATGGTGCGTCTGACGATGGCCCCGTCGATTTCTCTGGAAGAGAGCAAGGAAAATGCGATGCGGGTCGAGCGTCGCCTCCTCGACATCCCCGAGGTGATCGAGGTCACCAGTCGCGTCGGCCGGGGCGAGGTCGGAGCGCACGCCGACCCGATCAATTCGGTCGAGATGTACGTCATCCTCAAGCCCAAGGACGAGTGGCGGCAACCCAACGACCAGGCGTTTATCGAGGCTCGCATCCGCGAGCAGGTCGAAGGCCTGCCAGGGATCATGGCCAACCTGACCCAGCCGATCGAGGCCTCGGTGGCCGAGCTGCTCGAAGGCGTCCGGGCCGAGCTGGCGATCAAGGTATTCGGCGAGGACCTGGCCGTTCTCAAAGAACGGGCCGACGCGATCGCCTCCGTGCTGCGTGAGGTGCCTGGGGCCGCCGACGTGCAGGTAGACCAGGTGACCGGTACGCCGCAACTTCTAATCCGGCCGGACTTCGAGGCCATCGCCCGCTACGGCATGAATTTGGATGACGTGCAGCACACGATCCAAGCCGCCGTCGGCGGGGTCGAGGCCGGGCAGGTGTTCGAGGGTGTCCGCCGCTTCGACATCCTCGTGCGCTACGCCCCCGAAGCCCGCGAGACCCGCGAGGCGATCGGCGGCATTCTGGTGGCCGGCCCGGACGGGCTGCGGGTTCCGCTTTCGGAACTGGCGACAATCGAACGCATCACCGGCCCGCGGCAGATCACCCGCGAGGACACGCAGCGGTTCATCACGATCCAGAACAACGTCGTGGGCCGGGACATCGGCACGTTTGTCGCCGATGCCCAGGCCGCCATCGAGGCCGAGGTGGAGCTGCCCACGGGCTACTTCACCACCTGGGGCGGGTCGTTCCGTTTGCAACAGGAAGCCAACAAGCGGCTGGCCGTGGTCGTCCCGGTGACGCTGCTGTTTATCTGCCTGCTGCTTTACAGCACCTTTAACTCGCTCAAGAACACCGCGCTGATCCTGCTCAACATCCCGTTGGCTCTGGTCGGCGGCGTGCTGGGCTTGTGGCTGTTCGGCGAAAACCTCTCGGTCCCGGCGTCGGTGGGCTTCATCGCCCTGTTCGGCATCGCCCTGGAAAACGGGATGGTGCTGGTGACCTACCTCAACCAACTCATCCGCGAGGGCAAGTCGGTCAACGACGCCAGCATTGAGGGCGCGTCCCTGCGGGTCCGCCCCGTTCTGATGACGGCTGTCACGACCGCCCTGGGATTGATCCCCTTGCTCTTAGCCACCGGCACGGGCAGCGAGGTCCAACGCCCCTTGGCCATCGTGGTCATCGGCGGTCTGGTCACCTCGACCATCCTCACGCTGCTGGTGATCCCCGCGCTCTACAAGTGGTTTTCCGTCCGGGTCGAGACCGAGGCCGAAGACCAAACCTCAACGCCAACCGTGAAGGAGGCATGA
- a CDS encoding DEAD/DEAH box helicase family protein, with product MPDFFKSPILNSPYDYPSQHWELDEAGQPTSRTLDERRRADFITPIPKAKKQGKKKSKQAAIVFDEATQVGSDGQKYEKTAQTINALRQRVDAWRAEPDPNSWGVTPETARLLKHWRSHAFTDIRPFFCQIEAVETAIWLTEVAPNRPAEKRTFIDYLDDANESANPGLPRLALKLATGAGKTTVMAMLIAWQTINAVRRPNRKNFTRGFLVVAPGITIKDRLRVLQPNDPDSYYKTRELVPTDMLPDLLKAQIVITNYHAFKLREQTDVSKGTRAAIEGWRGESMQTTETEGQMLQRVMPGLMGMKNVVVLNDEAHHCYREKPGDPDEETDLKGDDKAEAETNAKAARLWINGLEAVKQKLGIRRIFDLSATPFFLRGSGYAEGTLFPWTMSDFSLMDAIECGIVKLPRVPVADNSILKKHNYNQSDMPMFRVLWEHIGKHMPKGNRTTTKGLTPEKLETPLITALDALHGHYAKTFDLWQQEGIKSPPCFIIVCNNTASSKLIYDFIAGYERENEDGSTTHVPGRFELFQNHDEHGNPLARPRTLLIDSEQLESGEALDSNFRKIAATEIEQFRKEIIERTGNRAEADRIINDDAAVLREVMNTVGKPGRLGGDIRCVVSVSMLTEGWDANTVTHILGVRAFKTQLLCEQVIGRALRRQSYELNEEGLFNVEYADILGIPFDFTAKPVVAPPQKPRETVHVKAVRPERDHLEITFPRVQGYRVELPDDRLEAEFTDNSTYELTPEAIGPSITEVQGIIGEGASLDLGHTEDLRRSTILLRLTNHLMRSKFRDGDGDIKIHLFGDLKRITRQWLDHHLVCRGNTYPAQILYPQMADIACNRINDAIVKRFAGERAVKAVLDPYVPSGTTAAVNFNTSKTERYDTSGPPPKCHVNWVVLDSDWEAEFCRVAEAHPRVHSYVKNHNLGFEVPYLTGPDPRKYRPDFIVRIDDGRGEDDLLNLVVEIKGYRGEDAKEKANAMTARWVPGVNNLGGFGRWAFAEFCDPWDMQMDFAAEVEKYFNDMIDSTLSSTIKTGATDV from the coding sequence ATGCCCGATTTCTTCAAGTCGCCGATCCTGAACTCGCCCTACGACTACCCCAGCCAGCACTGGGAGCTCGATGAGGCGGGCCAGCCAACATCCAGAACCCTCGACGAGCGGCGTCGCGCGGATTTCATCACGCCGATCCCGAAGGCCAAGAAACAGGGCAAGAAGAAGTCGAAGCAGGCCGCGATCGTCTTCGATGAGGCGACGCAGGTCGGCTCGGACGGCCAGAAGTACGAGAAGACTGCCCAGACGATCAACGCCCTCCGCCAGCGGGTAGATGCCTGGCGGGCCGAGCCTGACCCTAATTCTTGGGGGGTCACCCCGGAGACTGCACGCCTGCTGAAGCACTGGCGGTCTCACGCGTTTACCGACATCCGCCCCTTCTTCTGTCAGATCGAGGCCGTCGAGACCGCGATCTGGCTAACCGAGGTGGCTCCTAACCGCCCCGCAGAGAAACGCACGTTCATCGACTACCTGGACGACGCCAACGAGAGCGCGAATCCGGGTCTGCCGCGGCTCGCGCTCAAGCTCGCCACGGGTGCCGGCAAGACCACGGTGATGGCCATGCTCATCGCTTGGCAGACAATCAACGCCGTCAGGCGGCCGAACCGCAAGAACTTCACGCGTGGGTTTCTGGTGGTCGCCCCGGGCATCACGATCAAAGACCGGCTCCGGGTGCTCCAGCCCAATGACCCCGACAGCTACTACAAGACGCGTGAGCTGGTGCCGACTGACATGCTCCCGGACCTGCTCAAGGCCCAGATCGTCATCACCAACTATCACGCCTTCAAGCTGCGCGAGCAGACCGATGTCTCCAAGGGCACCCGAGCGGCCATCGAGGGCTGGCGTGGCGAGTCGATGCAGACAACCGAGACCGAGGGCCAGATGCTCCAACGGGTCATGCCCGGTCTCATGGGGATGAAGAACGTCGTGGTGCTCAACGACGAGGCGCACCACTGCTACCGCGAGAAACCCGGCGACCCGGACGAGGAGACCGATCTGAAGGGTGACGACAAGGCCGAGGCCGAGACCAACGCCAAGGCCGCTCGCCTCTGGATCAACGGCCTGGAGGCCGTGAAGCAAAAGCTCGGGATTCGGCGGATCTTCGACCTCTCCGCCACCCCCTTCTTCCTGCGTGGGTCCGGCTACGCCGAGGGCACCCTGTTCCCCTGGACCATGAGCGACTTTTCGCTGATGGACGCCATCGAGTGCGGCATCGTCAAGCTCCCCCGCGTCCCCGTCGCGGACAACAGCATCCTCAAGAAGCACAACTACAACCAGAGCGACATGCCGATGTTCCGAGTCCTCTGGGAGCACATCGGCAAGCACATGCCCAAGGGCAACCGGACGACCACCAAGGGCTTGACGCCGGAGAAACTCGAGACGCCGCTGATCACGGCCCTGGACGCCCTTCATGGCCACTACGCCAAGACCTTCGACCTCTGGCAGCAAGAGGGCATCAAGTCCCCGCCCTGCTTCATCATCGTCTGCAACAACACCGCCTCGTCCAAGCTGATCTACGACTTCATCGCCGGCTACGAGCGCGAGAACGAGGACGGGAGCACGACCCACGTTCCGGGACGTTTCGAGCTCTTCCAGAACCACGACGAGCACGGCAACCCGCTCGCCCGTCCGCGGACCCTGCTGATCGACAGCGAGCAGCTGGAGTCGGGTGAAGCTCTGGACAGCAACTTCCGCAAGATCGCCGCGACCGAGATCGAGCAGTTCCGCAAAGAGATCATTGAGCGGACCGGCAATCGGGCCGAGGCCGACCGCATCATCAACGACGACGCCGCAGTGCTCCGCGAGGTCATGAACACCGTGGGCAAGCCCGGCCGCCTGGGTGGCGACATCCGGTGCGTGGTCTCGGTCTCGATGCTCACCGAGGGCTGGGACGCCAACACGGTCACCCACATCCTCGGCGTGCGGGCCTTCAAGACCCAGCTGCTCTGCGAGCAGGTCATCGGCCGCGCCCTTCGCCGGCAATCCTACGAGCTCAACGAAGAGGGCCTGTTCAACGTCGAGTACGCCGACATCCTGGGCATCCCCTTCGACTTCACCGCCAAGCCCGTGGTCGCCCCGCCGCAGAAGCCCCGCGAGACAGTCCATGTAAAGGCAGTCCGCCCCGAGCGTGACCACCTGGAGATCACCTTCCCCCGGGTTCAGGGCTATCGCGTCGAGTTGCCCGATGACCGGCTCGAAGCGGAGTTCACGGACAACTCGACCTACGAGCTCACCCCCGAGGCGATCGGGCCCTCGATCACCGAGGTCCAGGGGATCATCGGCGAGGGCGCAAGCCTCGATCTGGGCCACACAGAGGACCTGCGTCGCTCCACGATCCTCCTGCGCCTCACCAACCACCTCATGAGGTCGAAGTTCCGGGACGGCGACGGCGACATCAAGATCCATCTCTTCGGTGATCTCAAGCGCATCACCCGGCAGTGGCTCGACCACCACCTGGTCTGCCGGGGCAACACCTACCCGGCCCAGATCCTCTACCCGCAGATGGCCGATATCGCCTGCAATCGGATCAACGACGCCATTGTCAAACGGTTCGCCGGCGAGAGGGCCGTTAAGGCCGTTCTCGACCCCTACGTCCCCTCGGGTACGACGGCCGCGGTCAACTTCAACACCTCCAAGACCGAGCGATACGACACCTCAGGCCCGCCCCCGAAGTGCCATGTGAACTGGGTCGTGCTCGACAGCGACTGGGAGGCGGAGTTCTGCCGCGTCGCCGAGGCCCACCCCCGTGTGCACAGCTACGTCAAGAACCACAACCTCGGCTTTGAGGTGCCCTACCTCACGGGCCCCGACCCCAGAAAGTACCGCCCGGACTTCATCGTCCGCATCGACGACGGCCGAGGTGAGGACGACCTGCTTAACCTCGTCGTCGAGATCAAGGGCTACCGGGGCGAGGACGCCAAGGAGAAGGCCAACGCTATGACCGCCCGCTGGGTTCCCGGTGTCAACAACCTGGGCGGCTTCGGCCGCTGGGCCTTCGCCGAGTTCTGCGACCCCTGGGATATGCAGATGGATTTTGCGGCGGAGGTTGAGAAGTACTTCAACGACATGATCGATTCAACGCTCTCAAGCACCATCAAGACGGGGGCTACGGATGTTTGA